CAATAAAGAGTAAAGCTTTGCGTATTAACCTGAACCAAAACATCTATGGTACTTTTGCCGAGATAGGTGCAGGTCAGGAGACTGTTCGAAACTTTTTTAGAGCAGGCGGAGCCTCTGGTACCATTGCAAAAGCAATGAGTGCGTATGATAAAGATTTTAGTGATGCTATTTATGGTATTGAAAATGATAAACGTTATGTTACCGAAGCAAGGTTAAAAAAAATGCTTAGACATGAGGTTGGTCTTATAGAAGAAAGAATTACCAGAGAGAAACACCCTAATAAGTTGTTTTTTAGTTATGCAAATACTGTTGCAACAATTGATTTTGCTAAAAAATATAAAGGTCATGGTTGGGTAGGCATTCGATATCAGACAACACCAAATGAAGATTATAATGAAATTTTACTTCATATTCGGTTTCATGAAAATGATGCCCGATTGCAACAAATGACCTTAGGAATCTTAGGTGTTAACCTTATTTACGGAGCATATTACAAATACGATAATCCTAAAAAATTACTGAGATATCTATATGATCACCTGGATAAGGATCAAATAGAAATTGACACGATTAACTTTTCTGGACCGCGATTTACAAAAGTAGATAATCGACTAATGAGTCTACAATTGGTTAAGAACGGAATGACCGAAGCGGTAATGTTTGGACCCGATGGACATAATATTTTACCTGCTGCAATATTATATAAGAAAAATATATTAGCACTACGTGGGAGTTTTAGACCCGTGACTAAGGTTAATATGGATATATACAAAAAGTCACTCAATATGTTCTTGAGTGAAAATAAAGTAAACGAAGAAAAGACCGTAGTCATCTTTGAAGTAACACTATCGAACTTAAGGGCCGAAGGTGAAATCGACGAAGAGGATTTTATGGCTAGAGCCAGGTTACTTTGTTCTTTAGGACAAACCGTAATGATCTCTAATTTTAAAGAATATTATAAAGTAGTTGAGTATTTCTCTAATTAT
This region of Aquimarina spinulae genomic DNA includes:
- a CDS encoding TonB-dependent receptor, which gives rise to MPIKIMGDKEFESVPSIKSKALRINLNQNIYGTFAEIGAGQETVRNFFRAGGASGTIAKAMSAYDKDFSDAIYGIENDKRYVTEARLKKMLRHEVGLIEERITREKHPNKLFFSYANTVATIDFAKKYKGHGWVGIRYQTTPNEDYNEILLHIRFHENDARLQQMTLGILGVNLIYGAYYKYDNPKKLLRYLYDHLDKDQIEIDTINFSGPRFTKVDNRLMSLQLVKNGMTEAVMFGPDGHNILPAAILYKKNILALRGSFRPVTKVNMDIYKKSLNMFLSENKVNEEKTVVIFEVTLSNLRAEGEIDEEDFMARARLLCSLGQTVMISNFKEYYKVVEYFSNYTKERMALSMGVNNLVDIFDEKYYRHLSGGILEAFGKLFFKDLKVYLYPLKNHKTGEITTSDTLKVHPRMKELYKFFKYNGKLQDITDYDPSIMNIFSREVLQKIQEGESGWEDQLPDLIPEMIKANNFFGYKSIEAVK